The following are encoded together in the Brassica napus cultivar Da-Ae chromosome A9, Da-Ae, whole genome shotgun sequence genome:
- the LOC106368481 gene encoding protein ENHANCED DISEASE RESISTANCE 4-like, with amino-acid sequence MAESTKLRLVRCPKCENLLSEPEDSPFFQCGGCFTVLRAKIKEREVDSVSDKSVEDRAKPVSVNSTSSPEKASQTSLSDSDVPPASPSLRHQLNVPLAAESDPCSKTKPFDVGGNSLLDKDDPKSQSGRQEPGLDRFRKRTTKRCDSDSVINNNNNRLSTSMYPPLSDEGTSSGPNYLPDSQSREAIEQDRAGLLRQLDKLKEQLVQSCNVAGDNKPKEQVPNKAPPVRFYSSGTGPSYYHPEPQFPYSNNDHHGLMHPSYGRGVLFSGGGQYLGNNNDLFQQNGPFHLSSCTCYHCWRGSVIPHDAPYNAGFYPPESVMGFAPPPHNHRAFPPSRAPPLHQPHGRWPVDSLPRVRPPPKVVLSGGSRHIRPLAGGAPFITCQNCFELLQLPKKPEAGGGGGKKEVKMRCGACSCLIDLSVVNNKFVLSAANNTGEAQPRVAAAAADYTSDDYDLLGYVFHSLDDEQDKSQDVQIVRSHSASLSEDELSSDSLTAKPLDSPLHENFVNYSSINHERAGAGSRSFSSDQERVTLSKTMRQNSMKEVSLASEMEVSFNDYSGVSKDHHHQQRSKKNGFASIVKKSFKDLTKSIHNDEGNRSSVSINGHGLTERMLRKAEKQAGAIQPGSYWYDYRAGFWGVMGGPGLGIIPPFIEELNFPMPENCAGGTTGVFVNGRELHRKDLELLAGRGLPPDRDRSYIVDITGRVIDEDTGEELDCLGKLAPTIEKLKRGFGMRCPKRAT; translated from the exons atggctgaGTCGACAAAACTTAGACTAGTTCGTTGTCCAAAGTGCGAGAATCTCTTATCAGAGCCTGAAGATTCCCCTTTCTTCCAGTGCGGTGGCTGCTTCACCGTCCTTCGTG CCAAAATCAAGGAGCGTGAAGTAGATTCGGTTTCAGACAAGTCCGTGGAAGATAGAGCCAAACCAGTTTCAGTTAACTCAACTAGTTCCCCTGAGAAAGCTAGTCAAACCTCGTTATCTGACTCTGATGTTCCACCAGCTTCTCCTTCTTTGAGACACCAGCTAAACGTTCCACTTGCCGCTGAGAGTGATCCTTGTTCTAAAACCAAACCTTTTGATGTCGGTGGTAACAGCTTGTTGGATAAAGATGACCCTAAATCTCAATCCGGGAGACAAGAACCCGGTTTAGATCGGTTTAGGAAAAGAACAACCAAGAGATGTGACTCTGATAGtgtcatcaacaacaacaacaacagattGTCCACTTCAATGTATCCTCCTCTTTCTGATGAAGGCACTTCTTCTGGTCCTAACTACTTGCCAGACTCACAGAGCCGTGAAGCTATCGAGCAAGACCGAGCTGGACTTTTGAGACAGTTGGATAAGCTCAAAGAACAGCTTGTTCAGTCTTGCAACGTCGCTGGCGACAACAAACCTAAAGAACAGGTTCCCAACAAGGCTCCTCCGGTTCGGTTTTACAGTTCCGGAACAGGTCCTTCTTATTACCATCCTGAACCGCAGTTTCCTTACAGCAACAATGACCATCATGGTCTGATGCATCCTTCTTACGGAAGAGGAGTCCTCTTCTCCGGAGGAGGACAGTATCTTGGCAATAACAACGATCTCTTCCAGCAAAACGGTCCGTTTCATCTCTCCTCTTGCACTTGTTACCACTGCTGGAGAGGCTCAGTGATCCCTCACGACGCACCTTACAACGCCGGGTTCTATCCTCCTGAGAGCGTCATGGGTTTTGCTCCTCCACCTCATAACCATAGAGCCTTCCCTCCTTCTCGTGCTCCGCCGCTTCATCAGCCTCATGGAAGATGGCCTGTGGACTCTCTTCCGCGTGTTCGTCCTCCTCCTAAGGTTGTGTTATCAGGAGGTTCTCGTCATATCCGCCCCTTGGCGGGTGGTGCACCGTTCATAACGTGTCAGAACTGCTTCGAGCTTCTCCAGCTGCCGAAGAAACCTGaagctggaggaggaggagggaagAAAGAGGTGAAGATGAGATGCGGCGCGTGCTCTTGTTTGATTGACTTGTCTGTTGTCAACAACAAGTTTGTTCTCTCTGCAGCAAACAACACAGGAGAGGCTCAGCCTCGTgtggctgctgctgctgctgattACACCTCTGATGACTATGATCTTCTCGGCTACGTGTTCCATTCGTTGGACGATGAGCAAGATAAGTCTCAAGACGTGCAGATAGTTCGTTCTCATTCCGCTAGCCTCTCTGAGGACGAGCTTAGTTCAGACAGTCTAACAGCTAAGCCGCTTGACTCGCCTCTTCACGAGAACTTTGTTAACTACTCTTCGATCAACCACGAGAGGGCTGGAGCGGGCAGCCGCAGCTTTAGTTCGGATCAGGAGAGGGTGACACTGAGTAAGACGATGAGACAGAACTCAATGAAGGAGGTCTCGCTTGCGAGTGAGATGGAGGTTTCTTTCAACGACTACAGTGGAGTGTCTAAAGACCATCATCACCAGCAAAGATCAAAGAAGAACGGGTTCGCTAGCATTGTGAAGAAGAGCTTCAAGGATCTGACAAAGTCTATTCATAACGATGAAGGGAATAGAAGCAGTGTTTCTATAAATGGACATGGTTTGACAGAACGTATGCTGAGAAAAGCTGAGAAGCAAGCAGGAGCCATTCAGCCAGGAAGCTACTG GTATGATTATAGAGCTGGGTTCTGGGGAGTTATGGGAGGTCCAGGTCTTGGAATAATACCG CCATTTATAGAGGAGTTAAACTTCCCAATGCCAGAGAACTGTGCAGGTGGGACGACAGGAGTGTTTGTGAACGGAAGAGAGCTTCACCGTAAGGATTTGGAGTTGCTTGCGGGTAGAGGGCTTCCTCCAGACAGAGATAGGTCATACATTGTGGACATTACCGGTAGAGTTATAGATGAAGACACTGGCGAAGAGCTTGATTGCCTTGGGAAACTTGCCCCAAc GATTGAGAAGTTGAAGCGTGGGTTTGGGATGAGATGTCCAAAGAGAGCTACTTGA